TACAGTCTTTTTAAAGGACATGAATGATTTCCAAGCCGTCAACGAAGTATATGCTTCTTTCTTTTCAGAGCCATATCCGGCACGGAGCGCCGTGGAAGTTGCCCGTTTGCCGAAGGATGGACTGGTTGAGATTGAAGTGGTAGCTCGCAAGTCGTAAATAGCAGATCGTGACTAGGAAGTCAAAACCTCATCTTCCATCGATGTGCTGAAATTAGGGATATGAATATCATTAAGTTTTAAACAAAACTGCCGGGCATGAAGCCCGGCAGTTTGTTTGGTTTGAAAAGGGGTTACCGTGTTTATTTCGTACGCCCATATTGCTTCCCGTAAGACAGCACCTTATGGTACAGGCTTTTGTCTTTCAAGTTTTTGAGCGGATAAACTTGGGGTCTGGTGTTGACCTCTAGAATCCAGGGCCTCCCCTTGGAATCGACTGCCACATCCAGGCCGAGTTCGTTAAATCCTTTGTAATGGCGGTCAAAGTTTTTACCTACCGCCACGCCAAGTCCTTTGAGCTCGGATTCCAGCTGTTGGGTGAAGGCCGAGGCGAAATTGGCGCCGCTCATCGTCTTGCGGAACGTGCCAATGGTGCCGCCTTGATTATAATTGGTGGCGACTTTGTTAGGGTTGCCGACTTTGGTGAACAGGGCGGTGCTGACCCAGGCTCCCTGCCTAGTCTTCTGGACCATTACCCGGATATCAAATGGCTTGCCATTGCTTTTGGCCAGACGAATTCCTTTTTGCAGCAGGTAGGGTCTGCTCCCTGCAAAGCGGTTCAGATCACGGTACAATTGAGATGAGCTGGAGTATGACGTTTTCTTGGTATTCAGCTGGCTTTGGTAGCCCCCGTCCGTTTTGCGGATTCGGATGATGTTATTGCCGCCTGAACCATCCGTAGGTTTGAAGAAAACCGTGGAGTAGTCCGCCAGCATAGAGTTCAGGTTTTTTTTGCTGAACGGCAATGTGTGCGGCACGTATTGTCTGAAATAAGGATCCTCGTTCAGCCATTTCGTTTTCTTCCATTTGCTTTTGATGGTGCTGCTTTTATATTTCATAGCTAAGAGGCTCACCCCTCTTTTTTGTTCAGCATATGCCAAAAAAGTAGAGCAAGCCTCCACGATGGCCTTGAACCAAGCTATGTGTTTGAAAACAATTTTTTATCGAAAAACAATAAGGTGATAAATAAAGCTGCCGCGACAAGCAGTATCGACGCCGGTATGATAAAGGCCAGCAGGGTTGCCGTATTCTGCATTTGATAATACATCAGCATGCCGAGCGGCATGATCCCGCCCCCGAGGATGCTCGTCCAGAAGTGCAGCGCGGCCGTCTTCTTCATACTAAGTTTTTCTCGAAACACGTAGTAGAACAGGCCATAGGCAAATAAGGTCAGCCAGCCTACCACCAGAATATGGGCGTGGCCTGCAACCATGTTGTAGTTACTTCTCCCTGCCATGTCCGCTCCGATCAAAGCACCGAAGAGTGTATAGATTGCCGCGATACGCATCAGCCACTTACTATATTTTACCAATGGATATTCCCCCCCTTGCATCTTGAATCGGTCCCAATATACAAGAGTTATATGAACGGAGCGTGAACAAAATATAAACCGGAATTGAACAGGGAAACATCTTCTACTATAATCAAATAGATCTGATTTAGAAGGAGAGAATTTCCAGGTGCGAAGCCCACTCATTGCTTACTGTCTTTCTAAGAAAGCTGCAACCGAGGACTATCCATTCGGACCGCTTCCGATCGTCATGAAAGTCGGGGGCAAAATGTTTGCCCTGATTACCATAATGGCAGGAGAGAAGGTTAGTCATATTTCCCTGAAATGCGATCCGGTGATTGCAGAGAATTTGCGCCAGCAGCATGACGCGGTGCAGCCTGGTTATCATCTCAACAAAAAACATTGGAATACCATTACCGTGGATGGCTCCTTAACGGAAGCGGACCTCCAGGATATGATTGATCATTCCTATGATTTGGTGCTGAAGAGTTTACCGAAGGCTCAGCGCGATGCGATCTCTCAGCGGCTGGTATGAAGCCTGCTGAAATAAATAATCGCCCTGTGGCACAGTGGAGGCAGATAAACATCCACTTGCCAGAGGGCGATTATTAGATGGTACCATCAAACCTAGTTCAACCCATCCGCTGGGCGGTTTCGTATCAGAATGGTCTCATGCCCAAAGTATCCACTTTCTCCCCGGTAATATCAACGCCCATACGGCTTGTAATATCGCGGTAGTGACCGGCGCGGCGCTGCACCGGGCTGCCCTCGGTTTCACCGAGGTTAGCCTCCAGGCCGTTCAAGACCATCACGGTCGTACCGAAGCCGGGATCGCCCAGCCCTCTGAACTTCTCAAGCGGGGAAGGCTTCCATCTGCCAACCATCACATCATGGGCGGAAGGCTTCGGGTCCTGCGGCGTCATCCAGAACAGGATGGCGGTCATGTAGCCGATTTTGCCGTCAGCGGCAACGATCTCCGGATGGTCCAGCAGCACGCTTTTGTCTCCATAGATGATGGAACTGAACAGGCCGTAATTAAAGTTCCAGCTGAGCATGATCGGTCCCCGTCCATAATAGCGTTTGTCTGGTGTTCCGGGATACAGCACCGCGCTGGCAGGATCGACGAAAGCATCCTTGTTGACACCAGTCCGGCCGGCGATGTTCTCGTTCCAGAACAATCCCCAACGGAGCGGTCCTCCCGGAGCGGTAGCCCAGCCTCCGCCCGTTTCGTGGGACAGATTGGCGAGGAAGGCGGCCAGTTCACGCTTGCGGTCCTTCTTGAACCCTTCCTTCAGGAAAGTGCCGCCATCAATGATAACGGTTTCAATATCTTTGTTAAGGTTCTCAACCGAATGGAAGTCAGCTGAACGCACAACGAGTGTTTCAACGCGGGCATCCTTGTCTAATCGGTAAATCTCCTGCGCGGAAGGGGTTCCTTGCCGCGTGTTGATCTTGATCTTCAGATTGGAGACCTCCGCGACCGCGTTGATGAGGTTGTCGTATGAGAAATAGTCGGTCTGATCGGCTTTATAGTATTCTTTGCCATTGGAGATTTTAAACCATTCCGCCGAGCCTAGCCGGAAAGGGAACAACGCCTCAAAGTCTTCCTCCGAAAGCAGTGCTCTAACAGCGGCGATCGCCTTCTCCGGTGTGTAATCCGGATCGAGGCCATCCCAATTCTGGTCGATCTCCTTACGACTGGTTAGCCGGTGCTCCCCGATCGCTAGGGAACCGCCTAGATTCTCCGTGATTTGTGCTGGAGCTGAGGTGCTGGATTTGGTGCTGGCTGCCGGATGAGCGGAAGATGCTTCGGGCTGGGGCGCTTCATCGGCTGCAAAGGCATGAAGCGGGGTCATGAGGAGCGCAGCGCCGAGGGCTGCAATCATACTTCGCTGGGTCATTTTGCGGGATAACGGATATTTCCACACGGTCATACACATTCTCCTCTGTATCATTGGGATTGGAATACACTGCCATCATATATACGGTATGTTGTTTTGTACATAGTCAGGAAATCCCACGATTTAACGCGCAGTTGACACTGAAGGGGAACCTCTGGCGCGACCAAGCGGGGAAGATGTGACGATAGACAGGGGATTTGCTGTGGAATCACTAAAGATGCCGTCGAAGTTCGAATACTGGCATTCGCAGTGTCCTCCAACTTGATAACTAGTTTTTTAAAGCAAAAACATTATAATGTTATTATGTCTTGATTCTAGCAATCTATTAATCTATGGAAAGAATGCTTCACTTCATAATGTTCTGTTCATTTGTGTCATTTCATACATATTAGAGATTCATCATCTTATAGACGAAGAAGGTTAACTGACATGAGTTTATTTGTTCGCGAAAAAGGGTTCTACAAAAGCTTTTTCTGGCTGACGCTTGTGATCGGGATGCAGAACCTGATATCGGTCGGCGTGAATTTGTCGGACAATGTCATGCTGGGAGGATACAGTGAATCGGCCCTATCGGGTGTTGCCCTCGCGACCCAGATCCAATTCCTGCTGCACATGCTAGTTATGGGCGTATGCGAAGGATTGGTCATCATGTCGTCCAGATTCTGGGGAGCGAAGGATTTAGGCTCCATCAAAAAAGCAGCAAGCATCGGCATGCGCATGGCCATTTTCCTCAGTATTGTGTTATGGATAGTCGTGTTCTTTTCTCCGCATGAGGTACTGTCCTTGTTTACGAAGGAAGAGAATGTTATAGCCGCAGGTGTGGAATATTTACGAATCATCTGTTTCTCTTATATCTTCTTTGCCGTCACCAGTTCCTTGCTGGCTTCACTGCGAAGCGTGGAAACGGTGAAAATCGGCTTTGTGGTATCGTTATCGACCCTGATTATCAACATCTGCCTGAACTATATCCTCATCTACGGGTATTTAGGTTTTCCTGAACTGGGTGTGGCCGGATCGGCTATCGCTACCCTGACGGCTAGAATCATTGAATGTGTGATCGTCCTGGTGTACATTAAACGATTTGATCGCAAAATTTTGCTGAAGCTGCAGGATTTCCTGCAGTTCGATATGGAGCTCTTCAAACAGTACATTCGCGTAGGCTCCCCGATTCTGCTGTCGAACACGATATGGGGGCTTGCCATGGCGGCACAAACTGCCATTCTGGGGCATATGGGAGAATCGGCAATCGCGGCCAACAGTATTGCGACTACGATTTTCCAGATGGTGACAGTCATCGTTTACGCTTCGGCCAGCGCAACGGCTGTGCTGATTGGGAAGACCATCGGTGAAGGGTTGATGGACAAAATCATATCCTATGCCAAAACGCTGCAGATTCTGTATATCCTGCTCGGCTTGCTGACGGGCGCTGTGCTGTTTGTAATTAAGGATTTCGTCCTGGGCTTCTACTCCATATCCGATGAGGCGAAGACACTCGCGCTCCATTTCATGACAGTGTTGTCGATCACCGTAGTCGGAACGGCTTATCAGATGCCGGCATTAACGGGCATTGTGCGAAGCGGCGGAGACACCCGCTTTGTCCTTTACAACGATCTGATTTTTATGTGGCTGATCGTGCTGCCCTCCTCGGCATTATGCGCGTTCGTGTTCGATTTATCACCACTCGCTATATTCATTTGCTTGAAGTCCGATCAGATACTGAAGTGTTTTGTGGCGATCGTAAAGGTTAATCGATTCAAATGGATACGATCCTTCAGCTCATGATGGATGGACGGTTGTCTTATGGTAAGAAATCCATAGAGTAAAAAAAGAACCTCGGGAACGCGTGTCCCGAGGTTCTTTTGTATGGTTATGTTCAATCCTCTAGCAGGTTTAATGACTGGGCTTTAACCAGAGCCTGCGTGCGGGTAGTCACGCCGAGCTTGCCATACAGTCTGGATAAATATACCCGGACTGTTCCTTCGGACAGGCCAAGTGCTGCGGCCATCTGTTTATTGGCGGCACCTTGCCGGATCAGATGCAGGAGATTCATTTCATTCCGATTCAGCTGTTCCGGGAGAACAGACGGGGATAGCTTGGCGGATGAAGGGTCCGCTTGGGGATAATCCGGAAAATGCTCCAACAGGATGCGTACATATTCAAGCAGCTGATGCTGCTCCGGCTGTAAGCCGCTTTCTTGTCCTTGGTGGTTTGCATACAGCTTCAGCAGCTGGTACATCTCCTCTCCTTCGTCCAGGAAGGAACGGACATAACCGTTCTGTGCTCCAATACGCAATGCGTCGCCAAGGAGATGAAGGGACTGCTTTCGTTGACCACGCTGATATTCCAGCAGCGCTTGCAGGCCTGTGATCTCGATGATGCTGGATCGTTGCTGTTCGCGCTCGGCTTGGGGTTTTAACAGCTCCAGGAGGTGAAGCGCCTCGGCTTCCCTGCGCTGTTTGCCTAACAGGCGAACGAACGCCAGATATTCGGTTTCCCGGCTATAGGTTGGTCGGTCCTTGACGGAAATCGGGAGGCCGGCCGCTTCCTTGCGGGCTTCGGTTATACGCCCTTCCCGAATATAGAGCATGCATCGTATAGCCTTTAATGGAGTAAGCCATGGGCTGGCTTTCCTGCCGATGACAGCGGTCCATGCTTCATCCAGAGCATAATGGGCCAGATGAAACTTCCCCTCCGCAGCGTACAGCTTGGCTTCGGTTATATGAAGCGGCACGAACAAACCCATGGTTTCTTTGGCGGGGGGCGCATTTCGAATCTGTACCAGCAGCTGGCGGCAGTCGGCAAGCCGATTCCATTCATAATACCCCTCGCACAAGGATTGCTTTACATATAAATTCATGAGCGAATGCGCCCATCCATGGGATTCCAGCACGCCGGTAAACAGATGTGCGATCTTCTCCGTATCAGCGGAGAGAGCTCCCTTCATGCCAAGCGGTGTACGTCTTACGTAAGGCTCCTGACGGTTGTAATCGAATTGATAGTAGATCGGATTGTCGGGCATAGCGTTGTCGAGGATGCCTTCGCTGAAAGCGAACCATTTGCCGAAGTCCCCGTTCAGAAAAACAAGGTTGGAACGCACGAACAGGAGGCTGCTTCGGAGCTGCTCCCGTCGATCTGATGACGCGAGTGCGGCGCACGTTTCTTCAATCTGAGACAGCATGCGCTCAGATCGCTCCAGATCCCCTGCCAGAACCATGATAAAGGCATGCGCTAATGACATTTCAAGTGTCGTCGAGAATGGGGATGGGATGCGGTCAAACCATTCTAGCAAGGTAGCAATTTCCCCCCGTTCAAGCACGGTTTGCATATGCTGCTCCAGCAAGTTCACGGCCCCATCAATGTCCTGCGCTGCAAACATATGGTCAATGGCCTCATCCATAGAACCGGCAGAAGCGTAATATTGCCCGGCAAGCCGATGACGCTTCGTATACTCCCCGTTATCTTCACGCAGCAGGAGGTCCAGCAGAAACTGCGAGAACAGATGATGATAGCGATAGCAGGTATGATGTTCATCCAGTGGAACCAGAAACAGATTCAGCTTCTGCAGCTCCTCCAGCATCGGGCGGCTGTCGCTGAGATCGGTTACAGCATCGCACACCTGTGGATGAAGCTCCGACAGGACTGCGGTCTGCAGCAGAAAAGTAAGCACCTCGGAAGATAGCCTGCCTATCACCTCCTGGAACAGATATTTTGAGATCAGAAGTTGATTTCCCTTCATATCTTCGACGAATGGCTCCAGATCGCGGCCGTTTCGCAGGGAAAGCGAAGCAAGCTGGAGCCCGGTTATCCAGCCTTCCGTTCGATTAAGCAATGCATCCAGCTGCATCGGAGTTAGACGGGGCTGACTGCTATCTGATTCATGCCGGAAAAAGCGCTCGGTTTCATCAGAGGTGAATTCCAGCTGCTTCATTCCGATATGGTTGACCTCATGGTTAACCATCCCTTTCATTGTGGGGAATGGAAGCTCGGTTCGGGAGGAGATGAATAGATGAATAGGCTCAGGGAGGTAATCAATCAAGTAGGAAATCCCCGCATGGATTGCATGATAGTGAATGCTATGCAGGTCCTCGAGAATGAGATTGAGGGGTTCATGCTCCTCGTATAATTCACTGATCAGCGTATCCAGAAAGCTTTCAATCGAGGCGCTTGGCAGCAGATGCGTATGGTTCATAAGCCGATCTCCTTGCTGTTCTGGAAGAACCGAAGCCAAGGCGGCTGTTACGTATCGCCAAAAGCGGACGGGATCGTTATCCCGTTCATCCAGCGACACCCAGGCGCATCGCTCGTTGGCTCCATGGGCCCACTGGGCCAGCAGTGTCGATTTGCCGTATCCGGCAGGGGCAATAATGGTAGTTAGTTGTCCATTGTGGCCTGCTGTCATCGCTTGAATAAGCCGATCCCGGTGAATGAGATGCTTTTTTAACCCGGGAAGGCTTATTTTCATTTTCAGAATAGGTGAATCAGTCAGTAATTTCATAGATACCCTCGCTATATACGAACGTTATTTTTACGAAATTTGAGTCAAGATAACTAGATTATATGAAAAAAATGATGAAAAGTTAACGTTTGTCAATCGTTTCCCTTCCATTTATTTGATAGCATCCATAGTACCGCGGTCCCGACCGGGATTGTGGTTTATAAGCGCTGATGAAATGAGGGAGGAGATTTATGTTAAGGCATTCAGGGAAAATCCTGCTATGTATAGCTTTGCTGTTGATGCAGATGGATTGGGTATTCGGATACCGGCAAGCCTTCGCAGCCACTGCGGTTGCACCGAAGCTTGTTGCCGGTTACTATCATACCGCTTCGCTTGTAAGTAGCGGCGAGGTTTATTCATGGGGGTATGGAGACAGGGGACAGCTGGGCGACGGCAGCTGGAGCACCCGGATCACTCCGGTCATGGCGAAGGGTTTGAACCATGTCATTGACATTCATTCCGGCGTCCGCAGCTCCATGGCGCTCCGCCAGGATGGAACGGTGTGGACCTGGGGGGCGAACGAGAACGGACAGTTGGGAATTGGAACGACAACAAATGTGAACGCCCCCACACAAGTTGCGGGTTTAAGCGGGATCAAGGCCATATCCGGCGGATTGGGCTATCACGGCATGGCGCTTTCCGAGAACGGAAGCGTATGGACTTGGGGGAGAAACGTCAACGGAGAGCTGGGCAATGGGACGACGATACAACAAAACTTCCCGGTTCAGGTGAGCGGTTTGAACGATGTGACGGCTATTGCGACTGGAGGATATTACAGTCTTGCGCTGAAATCGGACGGTACCATATGGGCCTGGGGCGTGAACGGAGACGGGGAGCTTGGCGATGGAACGACGACGGATCGATACATGCCTGTACAAGTTGCCGGGCTGACAGACGTCATTGCGATTGCCGCCGGGGGGTCTCATAGTTTGGCCGTTAAACAAGACGGCACCGTCTGGGCATGGGGAAAAAACACATACGGCATGCTTGGTGACGGCACGAGAACAAACCGAACGAGACCGGTGCAGGTTCGAAGCTTGGAGCATATTGTTGCGGTTGCAGGCGGTGGGTACCACAGTCTTGCAGTGGACCAAGCAGGAAACGTATGGAGCTGGGGGGATAACAGTCAGAAGCAGCTCGGCCTAGGCTCGAATGGTTCAAGCCTAATTCCGGCCCCTGTGTCAGGGATCGAGCATGTTCGTGAAATTTCCGCCGGCGGCTATCATAGCGTGGCGATGAAGAAGGATGGGACCGTCTGGGCATGGGGCTTTAACTCCGGAGGGCAAATCGGGGATGGAACCTACAACAATACCAGGGATATTCCTACCCTGACGAAGGCCGTGCTGGATACCACGGCGCCGGATACCGGCAGTGGGATTCTGAATCCGCACAGTATTACCGCGGACTCGGTTGGATTGGAGTGGCCCAAGGCCCGGGACAATATGACGGAGCAGCACGAACTGCAGTATCTATTATATTTGTCAGGCAGCCCGAATATCGGGGACGTAAGTCAAATGGAGAGGTATGGAAAGCCGATCGGCAGCTACACGGCGGATCAAACCGCACTTGCGGTAAACGGACTTGCGGAAGGCACGGATTATTATTTTAATGTCATCGCCAAAGATGCCGTCGGCAGAAAAAGCGCATACCGTATGCTGAAAGTGACAACGAAATGGCCGCAAATCTACTCGTTAATCTATGATGGCAACGGAAATACGACGGGGAATGTTCCGGCAAGCAGTGGTTTGTTTGCCAGAGGCGAAGAAACGGTTGTAGCGGGCAATACAGGCCAACTGGGCAAGGATGGATATACCTTCGTCGGCTGGAATACGGAGGCCGATGGAAGCGGGATCGATTATCCGGCTGGAGGCAAGCTTATATTTGGTACGCAGGATGTCACGCTGTATGCCAAATGGAGTGCGAACCCGGCACCAACCGAACTTACGGCGGTATCGTATACGCCGGCTCATCAGTCTGTCGGGGTTGAAAGAGATGAGACCTTGCAGGTTGTCTTTAATGAAGACGTGACGGCTGTGTCCGGTAAATCGATTACGATTAGGCAAGCTTCGGATCAGCGCGTCGTGGAGACCATCGATGCTGCTGATGCAGGTAAAGTCTCGGTTCTCGGGAACACGTTGACCCTGGATCCGTTGACCGCTTTCGACTATGGAACGACTTATTATGTCGAGATCGAGTCTGGGGCTTTTACCGGTAACCATTCGGGTACCTATTTTGCCGGAATTCAAGGCGGGGATACCTGGAGCTTTACGGTCAGGGAGCCAGCGACCACGCCGTATGACGCCACCTTGCAAGCATTGGCGCTGAATTCACCTGGAGCGGAAGTGGGTCTGAGCCCTGAATTCGATAGATACCATCATGACTACAAGGCACAGGTAGCCAATGAAACGGAACGCCTTACGGTGACTGCCCAGGTGTATGACGCTCGTGTACAGGTATCGGTCAGCGTGTACGGGGAAGCCGGGGATTTGGAAGTGGGGCCGATCGATATTTTCTCCGGTCAGGAGAGCCCGGAAATCCCGGTTTCCGTCGGTAACCATATAATCGAGGTCGTTGTGACGGCGCCGGATGGACAGTATCTGAAATATAGAGTGATGGTGACAAGAGCGTCGTCAACCGGAGGCGGAGGTGTAACGCCTGAAGAACCGGGAGGAGGTTTATCTCCTGGAGGTACTGGCTCAGGCTCAGGATACGCAAATTCAGGTTCATCAGGCAGTGCCACGCCAGCAGAGAACAGAGTGAATGTCAGAGTTACGCTAAACGATGAATCTCAGGAAGGGATGGTTACAGGCTTGTTCCATGAGACAGATGGACATACCGTCGTTTCGATGAAGCTGGATACGGCAAAGCTGGAAGCCCGTTTAAAGACCGTGGACTACAATCCGGTCATCGTCATTGCGCTTGCACAGCCTGCGGATCATGTCTACCTGGAAATAAGCGGTGCTGCAATTGACCTTCTTGATGCTAAGCAGGGCGCCATTGAAATCCGATCCGTTCTCGGTACCTTCCATGTTCCTGCTGCCGTGATGGCATCATCGCGCTGGCAGAAGTCGGGAAGTTTGGATAAGCCGATAGCGGCGGATCAAATGTTGGTGACTCTGACGATGGCTGCCAGCGATGCAGCTAAGGTAAAGGCTGTTCAGAAGGCGGCGCTGCAATCCGGCATAACCCTTGTCGGTTTGCCTGTCGATTTTGAAATTACAGCTAAAGTTCAGGACATATCCCTGCAATTAGATCCGTTTCCACAGTATGTGGAGCAGCGGATTTCATGGTCACAGGGAGCGTCAGGCCATATTACTACAGCTGCCCGGGTGGAAGAGAATGGAGATTTCCATCATATTCCGACGCGAATAGAGATGAAGAAGGATGGAAGCAGCGAGGCCGTTCTGCATCGCCTCACCGCCGGAACCGTTGCTCTCATATCTCATCAAGCGAGCGTTGCCGATGTTTCGTTTCATTGGTCCAAGGATGCCGTGAACGATCTGGCTTCGCGATTGATCCTTGATGGAAGCGGCCGGGTGAAGGAGCCCACAAACCCAGGTGCGAATCAGCCCGAGAGGACCCGTTTCGCTCCGGATGCTCATGTGAATCGTGCGGAGTTTGCTGCCATGATCGTCAGGGCACTCGGTTTGCACGAGGTGAAGGGCGAAATCCCTGCTTTTCAGGATGTCAGCGCAAGCGACTGGTATAGTGGCGTCATTGCACAAGCCGTACAGTATGAGCTTCTTCAGGGGTATGAGGACGGCCGTTTTCGGCCAACTCAAGGGATTACGCGCCAAGAGGCCATAGCGGTTATGGCTAGAGTGATGAAACTGGCAGGTATAACAACTACAGTGAATGAGATGGAATCAACTGGTATCCTTTCATCTTTTCAAGACCTCCAAGAGCTGTCCGCTTGGGCCAAACCGGCTGCTGCCGCGCTTGTGCAGCAAGGAATAGTCCATGGAGCCGACGCAGGGCTTAAGCCGCTGCAGAAGCTGTCCCGCGGCGAGGCGGCCGTCATGCTGCAGCGGTTATTGAAGGCAGCAGAGCTGATCGATTGATTCAGCGGGATTAACTAGGTCGGATCTTAGAACATTTCATATATTTGCAGGGGATGCCTTTAGGCATCCCTTTCTGCGTGAATGAAAAGGAAAAGTAGCATATAAGCTGCCAACAATTTGAAATTAATGCGTTTTCATGCTGATCTCGGCAGAAAACGCTTGCTCAAATGTTGGCAATTTCCGAACATTATCGACATTTTGATAAGGTAATGTTCTGTGATATCGGCAGTTTTCCGCCAAATATTTGCTAAAAAACACATTAAACTACATAAAACGCTAAAATTTTTGTTTTGACATCTGCTTGTCTATACCATAGGATAATAGTATAAAAAGTGCTCACTTAGGAGGATAAGGTCAGGAAATGAAAAAGACATGGTCAATTCTATTAACACTCGTATTATCCGTTGGATTGCTTGCAGGTTGCGGCAATAGCGATAAGTCTACTGACACTGGTGCAGCTAATGGCGGTTCAGAAGGATCTCAAGATAAGAAACGCATTGCACTTGTTCTCCCTGAGAAGATCGGCGTGAATCCTTTCTTTGCATTGATGGACGAAGGATTGCAGAAGGCTGCTGCCGATTTCAATGTCGAAGTGAAAACGATTGAATCGACAGACCCGGCCTCGATTGAGCAAAACCTGCGTACGGCGGTTGCTGAAAAATATGATTTGATTATCACATCCACCTTCCAAATGGAAGATGCATTGAAGAAGGTTGCACCGGAGAATCCGGACGTGCCTTTTGCCATTATCGATACGGTAGTGGATTTGCCGAATGTCCGCAGCGTCGTATTCCGTGAACATGAAGCAGCTTACCTGCTTGGTGCAGCAGCTGGATTGGCTACGAAGACCAACAAGGTTGGCAACGTGGTTGCAGACGACATTCCGATTATGCATAAATATATGACCGGCTTTGCAGAAGGTGCAAAATCGGTAAACCCTAACGTTGAAATTTTCGTTAACTACGTCGGCGGTTTCACAGATCCGGCTAAAGCGAAGGAACTCGCACTCCTGCAGAACTCTAAAGGTGCCGATTTCGTTGCAGGCCTTTCCGCTGTTGGTGATTTGGGCGTATTCGAAGCCGCGAAAGAGAAAGGCTTCTATGCTTCAGGACAAGATACGGATAACACGGGCACGGATCCCGAGCACGTTGTGCTTGCTCAATTGAAAGGTACAGACGCTGTTGTCTACGAAACGGTTAAAGACTTTGCAGAAGACAAATACTCATTCGATATTCGTGATTATGGTCTGAAAGAAGGCGGCGTGGGTCTTACTTACGTAACCCATGAGAGCAAAACACCGCTTAACCCATTTATTGGACAAGACATCGTAGATCAGCTTAAGGTGATTTCCGACGATATTATCGCCGGAAAGATTAAAGTAACCAACGCATTGGAACAAAATTAGTTCTCACCTGGACCGGCTGCCCATGAGCAGTCGGTCTTTCATTCAGAAGCGAAAGGAAGGCATGACTCGATGCTACTCCAGATGGACAATATTACGAAAAAGTATGGCGAGTTTAGCGCAAACCGCGGCATTGATTTTTCGCTGCGTGCGGGTGAAGTTCATGCGATCGTCGGGGAGAATGGTGCAGGCAAAACAACGCTGATGCGGATATTGTACGGGATGGAGCAGCCAACCTCGGGTACGATTCGGCTGAATGGCAAGGAAGTTTCGTTTGCAAGCCCGGA
Above is a window of Paenibacillus sp. FSL K6-1330 DNA encoding:
- a CDS encoding S-layer homology domain-containing protein, translated to MLRHSGKILLCIALLLMQMDWVFGYRQAFAATAVAPKLVAGYYHTASLVSSGEVYSWGYGDRGQLGDGSWSTRITPVMAKGLNHVIDIHSGVRSSMALRQDGTVWTWGANENGQLGIGTTTNVNAPTQVAGLSGIKAISGGLGYHGMALSENGSVWTWGRNVNGELGNGTTIQQNFPVQVSGLNDVTAIATGGYYSLALKSDGTIWAWGVNGDGELGDGTTTDRYMPVQVAGLTDVIAIAAGGSHSLAVKQDGTVWAWGKNTYGMLGDGTRTNRTRPVQVRSLEHIVAVAGGGYHSLAVDQAGNVWSWGDNSQKQLGLGSNGSSLIPAPVSGIEHVREISAGGYHSVAMKKDGTVWAWGFNSGGQIGDGTYNNTRDIPTLTKAVLDTTAPDTGSGILNPHSITADSVGLEWPKARDNMTEQHELQYLLYLSGSPNIGDVSQMERYGKPIGSYTADQTALAVNGLAEGTDYYFNVIAKDAVGRKSAYRMLKVTTKWPQIYSLIYDGNGNTTGNVPASSGLFARGEETVVAGNTGQLGKDGYTFVGWNTEADGSGIDYPAGGKLIFGTQDVTLYAKWSANPAPTELTAVSYTPAHQSVGVERDETLQVVFNEDVTAVSGKSITIRQASDQRVVETIDAADAGKVSVLGNTLTLDPLTAFDYGTTYYVEIESGAFTGNHSGTYFAGIQGGDTWSFTVREPATTPYDATLQALALNSPGAEVGLSPEFDRYHHDYKAQVANETERLTVTAQVYDARVQVSVSVYGEAGDLEVGPIDIFSGQESPEIPVSVGNHIIEVVVTAPDGQYLKYRVMVTRASSTGGGGVTPEEPGGGLSPGGTGSGSGYANSGSSGSATPAENRVNVRVTLNDESQEGMVTGLFHETDGHTVVSMKLDTAKLEARLKTVDYNPVIVIALAQPADHVYLEISGAAIDLLDAKQGAIEIRSVLGTFHVPAAVMASSRWQKSGSLDKPIAADQMLVTLTMAASDAAKVKAVQKAALQSGITLVGLPVDFEITAKVQDISLQLDPFPQYVEQRISWSQGASGHITTAARVEENGDFHHIPTRIEMKKDGSSEAVLHRLTAGTVALISHQASVADVSFHWSKDAVNDLASRLILDGSGRVKEPTNPGANQPERTRFAPDAHVNRAEFAAMIVRALGLHEVKGEIPAFQDVSASDWYSGVIAQAVQYELLQGYEDGRFRPTQGITRQEAIAVMARVMKLAGITTTVNEMESTGILSSFQDLQELSAWAKPAAAALVQQGIVHGADAGLKPLQKLSRGEAAVMLQRLLKAAELID
- a CDS encoding BMP family protein, encoding MKKTWSILLTLVLSVGLLAGCGNSDKSTDTGAANGGSEGSQDKKRIALVLPEKIGVNPFFALMDEGLQKAAADFNVEVKTIESTDPASIEQNLRTAVAEKYDLIITSTFQMEDALKKVAPENPDVPFAIIDTVVDLPNVRSVVFREHEAAYLLGAAAGLATKTNKVGNVVADDIPIMHKYMTGFAEGAKSVNPNVEIFVNYVGGFTDPAKAKELALLQNSKGADFVAGLSAVGDLGVFEAAKEKGFYASGQDTDNTGTDPEHVVLAQLKGTDAVVYETVKDFAEDKYSFDIRDYGLKEGGVGLTYVTHESKTPLNPFIGQDIVDQLKVISDDIIAGKIKVTNALEQN